Genomic segment of Engystomops pustulosus chromosome 8, aEngPut4.maternal, whole genome shotgun sequence:
TCCTGGGTGCGGCCTTTGTTATGTCGTAAGAAATGGGAAGCCACTGATGTCAAAGTTTTACCCTTTTGAAAATTGGCAGCCGCTGTATTGATAGTCGAGAGGTGCTGTTGGCATCTTCTACGTAGCTCTTGCGTGGTTTGACCCACATATAACTTTGGACAGGGGCAAAGTAAGACATAGATCACTCCTTTTGTCTTGCAATGAATGTACTCCCTGATTTTGAATCTCCCGTGGGCAGTTGGGTCCTCGAATTCTGTGGCCCAAATCATATAAGGGCAGATGGAGCAATTGCCACAAGGGAAAGAACCGGACAGACGGATTCCCCTGCCCAAGGGGACAGGCGGACGTTGGAAGTGGCTGATGGTCAGGAAGTCTTTCAAATTCCTTGCACGCCGTGCAGTGAGTTGTGGCTTATCTGAAAGGAAGGGAATGAGTCTTTCATCACTTTGGAAAATACCCCAGTTACGGTTCAGGATGTTATACAGTTCACTCCACTGGTTATTGAAGACAGTGACTAACCTTGGTTTGGAGTCAGCCAGACGAGTTTTGGATTGGAGTAAATCACTGCGATCACTGTTTTTGACACGTGTGAAGGCTCCTGAAATAATTTTCTTCGGGTATCCTTGGTTTCTGAATCGGGAGGTTAAGTCCCTGGCatgatgtgcaaagtcagactcaGCGCTGCAGTTGCGTTTTAATCTCAGGAATTGTCCCGTCGGTATTTCATTTTTTAAGTGTTGCGGGTGAAAGCTGGAAAAATGTAGGAGATTGTTAGTAGCAGTTGATTTCCGAAACAATGAAGTGGAAAGAGTAGGATGCACATAAGAAATGGTGATGTCCAAAAAGTCAACTGCAGTTTTTGAAATATGAGAGGTCAGTCTGATGTGCCAGGGGTTGGTATTAAGATAGAGGATGAAATCTTCACACTCTTCCCTTGAGCAAGTCCAAAGGTGGAGAATGTCATCTATATAGCGGTACCATCCAGCCACCATGTTCTTAAAGGCCTCCAGGCGATAGACAACATTCTCCTCCCACAATCCTAAAAACAGGCTAGCATAGGACGGGGCGCATTCAGCGCACATGGCTGTCCCAGAGACCTGCTTGTAGTAGGTGCGGTCGAAGACGAAATAATTCTGGTGCAAGACCAAAAATAGAAGATCCAAGAGGAAGGAGTCGTGTCGTCTGTCTGTGGAACACTGTTTATCCAAGAAGTATGTAATTGCTCCAAGTCCTACCTTATGGTCAATGATCGTATAGAGGGCCTCGACATCCAGTGTAACCAACAGAATTGGAGAGGTGGCTGTGAATTGATTCAGTTGTTGGATCAGGTGTGTGGTGTCCCGGACATAGGAGTTCAGCCTGTAAAATAAAGGTTGAAAATAAAAGTCAAGGTAGGTAAAAAGATTTTCATTAAACCCCCCTATACCCCAGACAATGGTACGCCCAGGGGTTTTTTCCAAGGATTTGTGGACTTTTGGGAGCAGATAAAATGTTGGAATAGTCGGTTTATCTGTCGTTAGAAACTTGACTTCCCCTTTATTCAGGATCCCTGCACGGAGTGCCGCTGATAACAAACGGTCAGTCTTCTCCTTAAAAATCGATGTCGGGTTGGAGGGCAAAATTGCATAGAAGTTAGGGTTGCCAAGTTGACGCCTGGCTTCCTCTAGGTACATCTCAATTGGCCATAAAACAATGTTGCCACCTTTATCGGCTTCTTTGATTACGAAGCCTTTCTGGTTACGTAGCTTGAATAGCGCTGAACGTTCCACTTTTGAAAGATTCTCCTTACTGTTCAAATCAGGCCTAAGTGCTTTAATGTCCTGAACCATCCGTTCGTAAAAAATGTGTAAAGCCGGAAACAGCCTGAAGCTTGGTGTGCTTTGTGATGGAGTGCGGGCGGTAAACTTTTTCCTACCTGTTTCTGTAGAGGCTTCATTGAGTAAATCCAGTAGATCTCTAAAGGTCTGTCTGTCCTCCTCTGGAAGGTTATCTGCTAGATCAGGTTGGTGATAGAGGAGCTTAAAAGCTAGTTGCCTgtctgagtattttttttttcgtttcaGATGTTGTCATTTTCTTCGACCCATTCTTTCTGCAAATTCGCCTGTGTATATTGTTGATGTAAAGAGATCAGTTTGCGATGCAATGTTTAAAGGAAGTTGTGCAGGGCTACATTTTCTTAAACCATTTTGCAAAGTCTCCTCAAGGTTCATTGAAGGATCTTGGCAGACTTGTGTCTGGATGAGGGGAGGACGCTCTGGATTCCAGGCTTCTGAACTGGTGTCTTGGAAGTCTGCGAGGTTGCGGGGATGCTGTAATGATTTTAGTCTAAAAAAACACCCATTTATTGCAAAAAACTAAAATCTGAATACCGGACAAATAAAACTGAAAGCAAAATCCCAAGGCAGGCTGGCAGGAGAACTGGGTTtcagggcaggcaggcaggatagTTGGTGCTCAGGACAGGCTGGCAGAATAGCTTAGTTCCAGAGCAGGCTGGCAGGAAACTAAGTGTAGGGTTCCAGGGCCACCGGCAGTATAGCAGGATGCCAAGTTCCAGGGCCGCTGGAAGGATTGCAGGCTGCTGAGTTGCAGGATGAATTTCAGGCTGCCGGGTTCCAGGATCGCTGGCAGGATTGCAGGCTGTTGGGTTCCAGGGTCACTGGAGGAAACTAGGACAAACAGGTTCCAGTACTGTCAGCGTAAACAGAGCCAAAGTCCAGTCCAGCAACAGGTATCAGTCCAAAACAGCAATACAGGAATAATGATAAACCATGAGACACTAGACTTCCAGCCTTTTATCAGCCTGGGCGATACCTAGCCTGGGCAGCTGCAAAAGCCCTCATCAATTTAACATCAACCCATCTTTCCAAAGATTATGGAAATCAGAGAGTTCTCAATCCAGCCACCAGGGGGTCATGACAGTACCCACCTTTTATAATGGCCACTGGACCCTCATGCTCTGGACCCCAGAGTAGTATGTCAGTTCATTCTGTAATgcttttagtttttaaaaaaatggttaaTACAAAAAACTAAACAACAAAAGCATCAAAACCAAAATCAAAACACCAGACAAATAAAACTGAAAGCAAAGTCCCAGTGCAGGCTGTAAGGAAAGCTGGGTTTCAAGGCTGGCTGGCAGGAAAGCTGGGTTCTAGGGAAGGTGGTAGGAAACTGGGTGTCGTGTTCCAGGACCACTGGCGGGAGAGCAGATACCAGTTTCCAGGTCCGCTGGCAGGATTGCAGACgacagggttccagggtcactgGCAGGAAATTTATACAAACAGGTTCCAGCACCGACAGGGTAAACATAACCAAAGTCCAGTCCAGCAACAGGTCCAAAACAGCAACACAGGAATAATGAACCGCCTTGAGACACCAGACTCCCAGCCTTTTATCAGCCCGAGGTAATACCTACTGAACTTTAAACAGCCCCCATCAAATCACCAACACCCCAGCTTTCCACATGAAAAGCTGGGTGTTCTCAATCCTGCCTCCAGAGGGTTATGACAGATGCCATGCATTTTCTGCCTTCTCGGTATTGTGGTGCAGTATGAAGGATGCAGTGTCACAATAGAGCCTCTTTAGCTTCTTTAGGATTCATGTAGGTGCCCATGGAGCCATCCAAGTAGAACAACCACAGGGTGGTTGGAAATGAACTCTTTTTTCCACCAGGGCTGTTCATATGGTACTGGAGGCTTTTCACTTCTGCCAAGTATTCTTTGAACAGTAACAGTTTAGAACCCTGAAACAATTTGGGTGTGTCCACCTGCGATGTGCTCTTTCTACCCGGCATCTTACTTTTAGAACTAGAGCTTTGGGAGATCACGTTCACAGAATGCCCGCAGGTCCCCTGGGTGTACAGATTCCGGGAGGCCAACAATTCATAGGTTGTTTCTTCTTGACCAGTTTTCAATGTTGTCTATCTTCTCTGACAGCCTCTTGGCCTGTAGTGTGACCGCCTCCAGTTGTCTTCTAAAATTCAGCTGCCAGTTATTTGAGCAGCCTGTTTGGTTATATCTCGACAGAGGGATTGCAGAGCCATCTGTTTGGGGGATTCTAGGGCCCTAGAATAGCTGGCTAGTTTTGCTAACACTTCTGCCGCCACTGTTTGATAATCAAGCTGTGAGGTATCCACACTGGGGCTCGTGCTTGAAGTTTGGCTGTGCCAGAAGTCTGCTGTCTCAGTCTGCTAAGCATGTTGGGAGGGCATGCTGCTAGTTTCTGAGGTCTGCTGTGAGGCAGAATCCCATGTGGGGGTGTTGTTATTTCCAGTCTTAGTCTTCTGGCCGCTACGGAGCAGGCAGTGTTCCATGCACTTATTGATCTCTCTCTCCTGTGGTAAGAATGTTACATGAGTTTGAAGCCTAGGCTGTGTTTTCCCCCACGTTGGTTTTACTAATGAAAGTCCCCACTGATGTGCTGAGGAGCTGGGCTTAAAATTAACCGTTGTTTTAACACTGTGTTTCCAGGGGCATTGTGTTGAGTCCGTAGATTGCAATTAAGAGATAATAGCGGCTTGGTTGCATGTTGCAAGGGCGCCATGTGGTACTCACCATATAGCGCTGCTGAGGCCATGCACCGCAGGTTGGTGTCTCTTGCCCCATGTGCCCCCAGTGCACGGATTAGGCGGCTGCAGTGAGTTGGGCTCCCGGGATCTTAGTGCCCTCGCCTCTTTTACTTTGTCTCCCCATGACTCCTGCCTTACTTGTGCTGGTGCCCCATTTGGCTTGTGCCTAACTGCCAGCTGCTTCAAATGTCCTTGCATGCCTTGTGCACATGGGCTATATGGGCTATATTGGCACACTGAATGGGTTGTTATTCTGATGTCTGGAGGCTCTGTGTGTGTAACGGCACCCCAAAGCACTAATTGCCTGGCTGGTTGCGTGCCCGGCTGCAGGTTTCTTGGCCGGTGAGCGGGAGCACTTGGGGGTACCTCCACACATCACCATGCTGGAACCAGAAGTTCTCCATTTTCACTTATATTCTCCCAAATTTGTTCAATGATCTATGTCACTTCTTGAGCTTTGTATTTTGGACATGCGTGTCCAGCACTCTGAATTTTAtacactgtacaggcggtcccctacttaagaacacctgacttacatacgacccctagttacaaacggacctctggattttggctaTTTGCTGTActgtagtcctaggctacaataaacagctataacaattatcaaatgtgtctgcaattacgatttattgtttatcctggttcttataacaacccaacatttttaaaatccaattgtcacagagaccaaaaaaagtttgactggggttacaataagtatacagttccaacttatttacaaactcaacttaagaacaaacctacaggacctatcttgtacgtaactcggggactgcctgacATTATGTTTGTATATTATGTTATTTAATAAACTGAATGATAAAAAGTCACACTTGACTGGAGGTatatgtacatatacactatataaaacattttaaataaaagatTTATTTGTACTATTCTTGGAGAAGCTTCTACAAATTTGTACAAGCAAAAATACTGCAACAATAGCCACAGCAAATACTGAAAAGTCTTCAGTAAACAAAGTTTTTCATTCTGATTAGTTGGCAAAATGTCAGCAGTATCTAAACGCAATAGAGGATGGAAGTATAAAAGGGTCTCTGCACTCCTGGAATTTATTGGAGAACACTAGTCCAAAAGGCAAAATGGGAAAGGTAAGAAAATAAAAGTATCCTTTAGTACCAAATGCATTTTCCTAATGTATgctataaaatgtttttgttaTCTGTATTAGATTATATATTGAGACTTTGATATGAGAATTGGAATTTTTTGTTAGTTGTTACTCACCAGTCATTACCCCTTAAACTAGTAGCACCCTAAAGTATAAAACAGTGAATGAAATATCTTTTATAGAATTGTGTCCCATTTGCATAATAAGTTGTCtgtaaagtcatatgcaaatgaactgaAAAGGCCAGAAGAgagcctgagatgagtcatgctAAGAGGCTAAATGTAACAATTGATGATGTAGTACAGGACTTTGTTATTTACTAATTTCAAGGACTTTAagtataacaattttatttttcattaatttCATTTCCTGTATGtagattattttctatgaagacaGGAACTTTCAGGGTCGCTCTTATGAGTGCCACTCTGAATGTCCAGAATTGTCCTCATACTTCAGACGTTGTAACTCTATCCGTGTAGAAAGTGGTAACTGGATCTTGTATGAACACCCCAACTACAGAGGACACCAGTACTTCCTTCACAGAGGAGAGTATCCTGACTTCCAGCAATGGATGGGTTATAATGACTCTATACGGTCTTGTCGCTTAAGCCCTCAGGTCAGTTGTTTCCTAAAAGACTTTCTAAACTATAATACTCATATTTGACAATCTTTCAAGGTATAATAGTACACTCTTTCGATTTACAATTTCCATTGACAACCTTAATGTTCTACAGCCATTAAATATATACCTATTTTGCTTCATTACAAGACTATTTCATGtcattaaaatatttaatataattcTATCATTTTTCCTGACAACAGCATCAAGGTTCATTCAGAGTCAGG
This window contains:
- the LOC140074534 gene encoding gamma-crystallin-3-like, translating into MGKIIFYEDRNFQGRSYECHSECPELSSYFRRCNSIRVESGNWILYEHPNYRGHQYFLHRGEYPDFQQWMGYNDSIRSCRLSPQHQGSFRVRIYEKEDFRGQMMEFNEDCPHVYERFRYNDIHSCQVQDGYWMFYEEPNYRGRQYYLRPGEYRRYSDWGASNPRIGSFRRVHHF